A segment of the Fusarium oxysporum f. sp. lycopersici 4287 chromosome 4, whole genome shotgun sequence genome:
TCATTGCcagtctcttcatcttccttctcattctcatcttcttcatctcgtGGTAGCTGAAAGCCCATCATACCTAACAAAGTTACAAGTCGGGTCCAGCCATACCAGCCCTGGCTCTTGAACTTTCGAGTAAGTTCTTTGCCAGGTTGTAATCAATATCGACTTCCTCCTCACtgttctcttcttcttcctttatgTCTGCTAGGCTACTCTCTCCCCCTTTTTGAGTTGCAACTTTCAGACGGGGTTGCTTCTCAACAGGGTCAAGCTTGAGCGCGCCATGTTCGTTGAGCTCTGCTTCAAACTCCGTGGTGAGCTTCTGGatctcttcgtcctcttcgtcaaTTACGGGGGGGTTGGACTGAATTGCGGCCTTCTTTGCCGTGTTTGTGCTTGAGTCTGTGGATGGTAGACCCATCatttctctcatcatcttagcaaactcctcctcgtcaaagCTAACCTCCTTGTCCTCGGACTCGCTGTCTTCGTCAAattcttcgtcgtcgtcatcatcatcatcatcatcatcataatCCATTTCGTCAAGTTCTGCTCCGTCCATTCCAGCACTATCATCATTCAGAAATGCTTCAAAGCGAGACACAATCTTGCGAAGATCAGATTGTGTATTCGCATCTCCAAACCCTGGCTTGGAGTTGGAGGAAGCGTTCTCTCTTTTGCCATCCAGTTCCTTCTCGAAATCTTGATAGTTGATGTCCATCCATGCTTCGctatcatcaacatcgtGATCCTTCCATGACTTGATGTCTTCATCTGAGGGGAGAGCCTCGTTGCCATCCTCTGCAAGATCCTCAAGTTCGATCGCGAGCTCACGGACAACTCTGCTTTTGCTCTTTTCAGCCTTCACAGCCAGCATTTCGAATCCACAAGTGAGCTTCATCCCAATATCCAATCTCGCCATGATTTTGTCTGCCTCGCCTAAAGGTGCTTCTTTCTGGGCTTTCCGAAGGACTTCGCTCCAGCTCGGCGGGGCATCGAACCGTTGGGATCGCAACTGAGCGAAAAGTACCTTGCTAAACCTGACAGATATTGTGATGAGGTCCTCTGGAGGGAATGTGAATGGTTGGGTTGGTGAGATGACACGTTTCAAGGCGATCGGGTCTCGGAGATAGAATTCTTCGACTGCTGGTGCAACCGATTTAGGGAGGGAGTGGAGGATATATGCTAACTTCCTCGGTATCGTAATGAGAGAATGGTGTAGAGATTCACTGATCTGCCCAGGGTACTTTTCAAGTCTGTAGAAGGCTTCGGCTTCGACGAAACCTGAGTGAACAAGTGCATCGCGTTTCGTTTTGATCGCTTGAACTGCATCCGGTAGTTCAAGATTGCGAGCTCTGagaccttcttcatctttgacggggataagaagaaggttTCCTTTGTTAATCCAAGCTCGGTTGTTGTCAATCTCGGGGTTCAACCATCTGGGCAGCACATTGGCTGCTTCGACCAGGAGGAACTCGCCGTCTGTGTCAAATACCCGGATCCAGAGATTGGGGTGGGATTTTGATAGTtctcttagtatatatacGATGAGCCATTCATCTTCTACGGCATCGCTATAATCAGTGATACCATGGAGATACACCAGTCCTGTCACAGATGTTAGTAGGTATCTTGAAAGTGGTGAACGTTGCAAGTATGACACTGACCGTTTTCGTTTTTTAGAGTCAGATTAAACTCATCTTTTTGCCATATGTAGTCTTTGGTAAGTGTGGTAGCAAGCTCTATGGCCGACCTTCGGATATTCTCGATCTGTGCAAGCTGTTTGCGAATATCGACTTGAGGGTTTatgaaaaaaagaagatattCGACACAATTATCTGGCAGTTGATTCTTGAAGTCTGTCTCTTCTGCATCGCCTGTTTGTTGAGGGAATTCCTCCTCTTCTATAATTGGCGACCTGAATGACATGACTTTCGTACGATGCCATTAATAAATTGCATATCCTGATGAGTTGTCGAGGGAGGCTTAGGTTGGGGTTCTgagtttatttatttatatacGAAAGCTACCGGGTAAGCAGCTTGCGGCGATGTTGGAATTCTGTGTCATTTACGGCAGATCTGCGCTAGCCCTGTTATGGACAAGGCCCCCACTACAAGGCACGCTTGTCACGTCCCGTCCACCCCAGACGCGTATAGTGGGATACTGGACGCAACTGCCATTCTTTGATCATATCTAATCGCAACAATTCTTGGTAATACCAACTTACAGATTAAACAGTCGTTATCGCCTCTTGTTCTCAACACTCTTCAAATAAGTCCTTATAATAAAGAACCTATATTGATTCCCATACGGCAAAATTCAACAATCTTCTTACCAGTCGACCCATGACGAGGCTGCCGTGAGCATTGCAGCCATGGCACCCACCAAAAGATCGCGGCGAGACGTTGAACAAGAGGAGGACATCATTGTAGATGTACGACAAGCGCGATCTAACTTCTCGGGAGAAGATACCGTAAGGAACACACCAACCGCCCCCATGCAGCATGCCATCTAACTCATGTGCTATCACAGAGAAAGCGTGCCAGGGTGACCGTAGACGACAGCCAAATGAGAGAAACGCCCCAAAGAGAAAACACGCCGAGCGACCAAagcgaagatgacgaagaccGTAGAAATATGGCCGCGCCGCCACAGACACAATACGAGATCATGCGAGACAACGGCTTCAAACATCTAGAGCACGCTGATTGGGACGACCAGCAAGCGACTCAGAAGCTCGCCAAGCGAGTCATCAATCTCGGCAACAACGTGGTATCTGAGAGTGGTATCATCGAGAGCATTACCTGCTTTAACTTCATGTGCCACGAGCGATTACATGTCAACCTAGGGCCACTGATCAACTTCATTGTCGGAGAGAATGGTAGTGGAAAGAGTGCTGTTCTTACGGCACTGACACTTTGTCTGGGTGGGAAGGCTAGCGATACCAACCGAGGTGGAAGTCTCAAGTCCTTTGTCAAGGAGGGCTGCGAGCAAGGCAGCTTGgtcgtcaagatcaagaatgCTGGCTCAGATGCCTACCAGCCCGATATCTATGGCGAAACCATCATTGTCGAGCGCCATTTCTCTAAATCGGGAAGTAGTGgtttcaagatcaagagcgCCCTAGGCAGAATCATCTCAACCAAGAAGCAGGAGGTAGATGAGATATCAGAATGGTACGCGCTACAAATCGGTAACCCCCTCACCGTTCTGTCACAGGACAACGCGCGACAGTTTCTCAACGCGGCGACTCCAGCCCAGAAGTACAAGTATTTCGTTTCTGGTGTACAACTAGAGCAGTTGGACAACGACTATAGGATGTCACAAGATACGCTTGATAAGACCCTCATACTCAGGGACGATCTAAATGCCAAGATCGAAGAGGTTAAAAAAGAGGCGGAAGCCGCACGCCGACTTGCCGAAGCCGcgcaaaagaacaagaatctTCGTGAAAAGGCGCGGCATTACATTAATCAACTGGTCTGGTCTCAGGTCGTCGAGCAGGAACGTCTCCTTGAGGATTGCGAAAAGGAAATCGCTAGACGGACTGAGAGCATAACCGAGGCGGAAAAAAACTGCGAATCATCGACCCAGCCCTCGACAAGGTCAAcgagaagatcgagaggCTTGGCAGGCAaaggaagagattgagagTGATCGAGATACATTCAAGGAACGTATCGATAAAGCCACAGCCGCATACCGCCAGGCACAAAAGGAGGAGTCGGAGCTGCTCAGGGAGGAACGAGATGCCTTCCAACGCCTGAAGACGGCCAGAGATGATATGAAGGCTTGTCAGCGCAAAATCCAGGACGAAGAACGCCGGCTGGGCGAATCAACAGGAAATGCTCGCACACAAAAGGACAGCGAGCTGGCACACGCTCGAAAGCGGGAACAACTCTTGAAGGAACAGATAGACGAAATTCAAAACAACCTTCCTGACCTTACAAGGCGACTTGGCGAGGCTGAGCAACACTTCAAGAAACTCGCACACAACAAAGATCTCAAACGCAAAGAGATCGTGTCCGTGGAGCAACAAGTTCGAGAACTGAAGGCCGCTACTGGAGGCCGTTTTGATGGTTATGATAGAGAGATCAGGGACCTTGTCAAAGCCATCGAGAACGAGAGAGGATGGGAACAGAAACCTGTCGGACCTATTGGAGCGCACATCCGACTGTCGAAACCGGAATGGTCAGGGATCCTAGAGAGAACACTCGGCGAAGGACTCAACGCGTTCGTTGTCAGGAGTAAATCGGATCAAACAAGACTCGCGAATTTGATGCGTCGATTTcgcttgaagaagcagcccCCAATCTACATTGCCTATGGAGGGAGAATTGACACGAGCAATCAGGAGCCTGATCCTAGATTTGATACTATTTTGAGCGTTCTTCAATTCGACGACGACATTGTCAGATCGcagctcatcatcagcaaCCAAATCGAGAAAATTATTCTTATTCGTGATCGAGTCGAAGCTGAACGGGTCATGGTTGAAGGTGTGCCTCCACGCAACGTCAGCGCTTGTCTCTGTTTTCACGACGGTCGTGGGAAGCGAGGATGGGGCCTCAGACTCACCAACCGGAATGGATCTGTTGGTACAAGTCCAGTCCTACCATACACAATGCGCCCCAGGATGCAAACAGACTCTGGTCAGCAGGTTGAGATCCAAGAAGAAAACCTCAAACACTTGGGCCAGGAAATGGCTGAGATCAATCGCGACGAGCGTCAGGCTCAACAAGCAGTTCAGCGATGCAAAACAGAGCTTGACAACCAGCGGAAGGATGTCAAGAGGTTTGAGAGCGATCTTCGTAGAACGCAAGCTGACATGGAGCGTGTGCAAATGGAGTTGGATGCATTCGAAGGCGTTGATGATCGACTGAATATATTGCGAGCTGAGCTCGAGTCGAGACGAtctgaggaggagcagctTGGAAACCAATACGGAGAAATGGGATTGGCGAAGCGAGATCTGAAGCAGAAGGCCGAGAAGGCCCGGCTAAAGCttgaggaggaaaagaacGAGCAAGAGGACTGGCAAAACCGAGTCGACAAAGCAGCACAGAAGGTTGCGACGGCTGAAAATATGAGGAAGTCGATTCTAGCAGAGAAGAATGGTGCTTTCGAGAGCCTTGACATCGCCAAAAACGAACGGCGACGTGCCGAGGAAAGGAGGGATAGGAAGGCCGAAGAAGTTGCCAACTTCATAGAGCAGGCCAGGCAAACAGCACCAGAGCGAGTTCACATTCCGGATAACGAGACACACAGCAGCATTGAGCAGAAGTACACCAAAATTCGGGAACAAATCAAGCAGCGAGAGTCACGACTTGGAGCATCAGACCAACAGATTTACGACCGTGCAaccgaagctgaagagcgaTATGAAGATGTTCAGAGACAGACGCAGGATGTTGACGATACCATCGTGGCTCTCAAACGTGCTATTGAGAGTCGCCTACAAATCTGGCGCAAATTTCAGCGGGAGATTAGCGCGCGAATTCGCATCCAGTTCAACTACCTTCTCAGTGAGCGAGGTTTCCGTGGCAAAATTGACCTCGACCATAAAGCGCGTAAGGTCTTTCTCCAGATTGAGCCAGATGAGACGCGTAAAAGCTCAGCTGGAAGGAATACAAAGACTCTATCCGGTGGAGAAAAGTCCTTTTCATCCATTTGCATGCTTCTATCAGTTTGGGAGGCGATTGGCTCGCCTATCCGTTGTCTTGACGAGTTTGACGTCTTTATGGACAATGTGAATCGTGCCATCAGCACGAATATGCTGGTGAGTAATTTCAGTACCCGTCCgtggaagagattgatgGCAGCTAACAGAGAATACATAGGTGGACGCTGCCCGTCGTTCAGTTTCACGACAGTACATCCTTATTACCCCTAATGCTATCGAAGGTCGGGCACGGTTAGACAAAGATGTCAAGATCATTCGGTTCGTATCCCCTCATTCACTGCAAGATAGAGTACTGACGACTCTTTCCAGGCTGACGGACCCTCGTCAACGAACACTTGACAATTTCCAGTAAACGATATAGTATACTTGACACGGGCATCTTGGAGTTGGGCGTCATGGGGGAACATGAGTTTTATGGGGGCGCTTAGAGGATGGGCAGACAAAAACACTTGCGCATTGTGGAGTTTGTTAGGAGTGATACCAGCGTACTTTGTCGGAATGGATTTTGTACAGATTTGAGCAATGCCTCCCTTTGGCCCTCAGATAACGCCAGCGTTAGATGTCATTACAACATGCGCCTGCTGAGGCTCTATTCATAGATATGTTACACACGACTCATACATTATTCTACAACTATATCTTTCATTTCTGGCCAGTCCCCCTNNNNNNNNNNNNNNNNNNNNNNNNNNNNNNNNNNNNNNNNNNNNNNNNNNNNNNNNNNNNNNNNNNNNNNNNNNNNNNNNNNNNNNNNNNNNNNNNNNNNNNNNNNNNNNNNNNNNNNNNNNNNNNNNNNNNNNNNNNNNNNNNNNNNNNNNNNNNNNNNNNNNNNNNNNNNNNNNNNNNNNNNNNNNNNNNNNNNNNNNNNNNNNNNNNNNNNNNNNNNNNNNNNNNNNNNNNNNNNNNNNNNNNNNNNNNNNNNNNNNNNNNNNNNNNNNNNNNNNNNNNNNNNNNNNNNNNNNNNNNNNNNNNNNNNNNNNNNNNNNNNNNNNNNNNNNNNNNNNNNNNNNNNNNNNNNNNNNNNNNNNNNNNNNNNNNNNNNNNNNNNNNNNNNNNNNNNNNNNNNNNNNNNNNNNNNNNNNNNNNNNNNNNNNNNNNNNNNNNNNNNNNNNNNNNNNNNNNNNNNNNNNNNNNNNNNNNNNNNNNNNNNNNNNNNNNNNNNNNNNNNNNNNNNNNNNNNNNNNNNNNNNNNNNNNNNNNNNNNNNNNNNNNNNNNNNNNNNNNNNNNNNNNNNNNNNNNNNNNNNNNNNNNNNNNNNNNNNNNNNNNNNNNNNNNNNNNNNNNNNNNNNNNNNNNNNNNNNNNNNNNNNNNNNNNNNNNNNNNNNNNNNNNNNNNNNNNNNNNNNNNNNNNNNNNNNNNNNNNNNNNNNNNNNNNNNNNNNNNNNNNNNNNNNNNNNNNNNNNNNNNNNNNNNNNNNNNNNNNNNNNNNNNNNNNNNNNNNNNNNNNNNNNNNNNNNNNNNNNNNNNNNNNNNNNNNNNNNNNNNNNNNNNNNNNNNNNNNNNNNNNNNNNNNNNNNNNNNNNNNNNNNNNNNNNNNNNNNNNNNNNNNNNNNNNNNNNNNNNNNNNNNNNNNNNNNNNNNNNNNNNNNNNNNNNNNNNNNNNNNNNNNNNNNNNNNNNNNNNNNNNNNNNNNNNNNNNNNNNNAGGATCACAAGGCTTTTCTATTGCGGTTTGAGGGGGATGATTGGGATCGGCAGATGTTGTCAAGGGGTACGTACTTTCATGATTAGATGCAGACTAGAGCAGCTGACTGATACAATACGATACTCAAACCACAGGTAATGGCACGGCATTGATATTGGATAGTTTCGTGAAACTGACCATAGAAAATGCCTCATGCGGTGCGAACTCGAGTTTAACGCGAACAACATATGTACAATATCCGAGCTTCGATTCCGTTGAATCACGGTGCTGAAGCTTGTAGACATTTCTCGGTTTCGGGAGTCGGATAAGCAGGAATTAGCCTCATATTCAGTCCCTCAAGTACTTAGACGATACTGGGCAGAGTCTTGCTATCTACCTGAAGTTACCACGGGTCTTGTGCATAACAGATGGCGGGGTTCTGGTGGAAGAATGTCGTGCTTTCACTTCCTGTCTCTCATTCTTAGGTGTACAATGGCTCTAGTGTGATATGCTTGTAAACGATATAAACTGCCTGGTACCATGCCCTTTCCTGGATCAGACCTTGTCTCACTAGTGCGAATTCGTTCTTAATGTTCCGGAGGACCCTCAACATATAACAGGTTCGCGTCTGCCTGGAGAAGGAACCCTGGAGTTGATCTGGCCATATTAACTCTATCCATACAAGTCTCCAACAGCAACATATGCGTCTCGAGCAAATCGCGATGCTCTGCTACATTTCCCTCGAGGTAAGATCAAGATAAATATCGTCTCCCCTGGCCTTATCTGTATGTCCTGCCCTTCAAGGCAACAAGGCAGATGTCGTGGAGACTGTAGGCTGGAAGTGCGTACTGTAGTTGCTCCACATAGGGTGCTGCTAACGGCCTGAGCGTCGTTAGATGCATCGTCTGGGATCCGCTAACAACCTTGATGATCGGAGACGGACTCGTTGCCAGAATCTCTGGGCTTGTTGCTTGTTGGTCCTGTGCTCTGCAGTAATATGCGCTATTAAAGTATCGAGATCTCAATTCCTCGAACAGAAAGACAAAAGCGGCCCTTGCTAATTAGTTAGAGTGCTGTATGGATGTTAAGTCCTTGCCCCTCGTGCATCGAGTGGCCTTTGCTATCATCACCAGTCCTCTCTAACCTCGGCGCTTGTTGGTGCCCATGCTAGAGTTGACAATAACGACGACAAGTGTTCAGGCAAAGCCTGTATCTGGACTCCGTATCCTTGCTCTAGATGCAACGTGCTGTGGAAGGGATGTCAAAAGCTCACTCTTACCAGTTCGACAGACTGGCATGTCGAACCTGGCGAAAAGagtgagattgatgagacAAAAAAGCTAACAACCCTGATCCTCAATGCGTTGCAGAGGGGTTGACTTTGATAAAGCGGAAGTCATTGGCTGGCTTGTCCCGCAACTTGGCGCGCGATGGCTGTTGTGTAACCACGAAAGTCTTTGTAGCGAGGTCAAGGTAGGAGTTGCACAGGCCAATCAAAGTCTTGATTTCATACATTCAGCGACGCAGGCCTTGCCAGCAAAGTTGACACAGTTTCGAAAGCGCTTTGTTAAACTGTCCTGCGGTGCTCTGATGTTCGCTCGATGTGAGTGATACTGAGCAAGCATACGCATGAGGTGAGAACGCAGGCTGATGAATGAGACGCTGAGTGCGCAGCTGGGGTTGGGTAGGGGCCACAAGGATTGGTCAATGAGCCTTGTAGGTAATGTTAAAAAGCTCACTCTCATATCCGAAAATGGCGGTTCAAATGAGTGACGAGTTCTTGCCTCTCGTATAAGTCAACTCAACAACATAGACTATGTGGTAAAAGTAAAAGCAAGACAGCTTTAAGCTGTAGATATGGAGTCAAAGAACTTCATACCTCAAGTTGACAACAGCCCAAGGACAACAGACCCCTGATGCTGCAAGCACACATCTCCTTGTTCCTGGTACTTGCTAGTGCACTTGAGCCCAACAGGCGTAAGAAACGTAACCCAATGGCAGGTCTAGGAT
Coding sequences within it:
- a CDS encoding hypothetical protein (At least one base has a quality score < 10); the encoded protein is MAPTKRSRRDVEQEEDIIVDVRQARSNFSGEDTRKRARVTVDDSQMRETPQRENTPSDQSEDDEDRRNMAAPPQTQYEIMRDNGFKHLEHADWDDQQATQKLAKRVINLGNNVVSESGIIESITCFNFMCHERLHVNLGPLINFIVGENGSGKSAVLTALTLCLGGKASDTNRGGSLKSFVKEGCEQGSLVVKIKNAGSDAYQPDIYGETIIVERHFSKSGSSGFKIKSALGRIISTKKQEVDEISEWYALQIGNPLTVLSQDNARQFLNAATPAQKYKYFVSGVQLEQLDNDYRMSQDTLDKTLILRDDLNAKIEEVKKEAEAARRLAEAAQKNKNLREKARHYINQLVWSQVVEQERQREDREAWQAKEEIESDRDTFKERIDKATAAYRQAQKEESELLREERDAFQRLKTARDDMKACQRKIQDEERRLGESTGNARTQKDSELAHARKREQLLKEQIDEIQNNLPDLTRRLGEAEQHFKKLAHNKDLKRKEIVSVEQQVRELKAATGGRFDGYDREIRDLVKAIENERGWEQKPVGPIGAHIRLSKPEWSGILERTLGEGLNAFVVRSKSDQTRLANLMRRFRLKKQPPIYIAYGGRIDTSNQEPDPRFDTILSVLQFDDDIVRSQLIISNQIEKIILIRDRVEAERVMVEGVPPRNVSACLCFHDGRGKRGWGLRLTNRNGSVGTSPVLPYTMRPRMQTDSGQQVEIQEENLKHLGQEMAEINRDERQAQQAVQRCKTELDNQRKDVKRFESDLRRTQADMERVQMELDAFEGVDDRLNILRAELESRRSEEEQLGNQYGEMGLAKRDLKQKAEKARLKLEEEKNEQEDWQNRVDKAAQKVATAENMRKSILAEKNGAFESLDIAKNERRRAEERRDRKAEEVANFIEQARQTAPERVHIPDNETHSSIEQKYTKIREQIKQRESRLGASDQQIYDRATEAEERYEDVQRQTQDVDDTIVALKRAIESRLQIWRKFQREISARIRIQFNYLLSERGFRGKIDLDHKARKVFLQIEPDETRKSSAGRNTKTLSGGEKSFSSICMLLSVWEAIGSPIRCLDEFDVFMDNVNRAISTNMLVDAARRSVSRQYILITPNAIEGRARLDKDVKIIRLTDPRQRTLDNFQ